The Bacillus sp. Marseille-Q1617 genome has a segment encoding these proteins:
- a CDS encoding ClpP family protease has product MNQEQPAQPNKGDEDSKEKPSGLMEKIQQLGQTNVPQLSQDSNIHCLTIVGQIEGHMQLPPQNKTTKYEHVIPQLVAIEQNPKIEGVVVILNTVGGDVEAGLAISEMLASLSKPTVSVVLGGGHSIGVPIAVSCNYSYIASTATMTIHPVRLTGLVIGVPQTFEYLDKMQDRVVSFVTKHSNITEEAFKDLMFAKGNLTRDIGTNVVGDDAVDYGLIDGIGGIGEAIRKINELIEMKKQSDEKEGLIQ; this is encoded by the coding sequence ATGAATCAAGAGCAGCCGGCACAGCCAAATAAAGGTGACGAGGATAGTAAAGAAAAGCCATCTGGATTAATGGAAAAGATACAACAGTTAGGACAAACCAATGTACCTCAGCTTTCACAGGACTCAAATATCCACTGCCTGACAATTGTAGGTCAGATTGAAGGTCATATGCAGCTGCCGCCGCAAAATAAAACGACAAAATATGAACACGTGATTCCTCAATTAGTGGCGATAGAGCAAAATCCGAAAATAGAGGGTGTGGTAGTCATCCTGAATACTGTCGGTGGTGATGTGGAAGCGGGACTGGCTATTTCCGAAATGCTTGCCTCATTGTCAAAACCGACTGTTTCCGTTGTATTGGGCGGGGGACACAGTATCGGGGTGCCGATAGCTGTTTCCTGTAACTATTCATATATTGCCAGTACCGCAACCATGACAATCCATCCAGTCCGTCTGACAGGACTGGTCATCGGTGTACCGCAGACATTTGAATACCTTGATAAAATGCAGGACCGCGTCGTCAGTTTTGTCACAAAGCACAGTAATATTACAGAAGAAGCATTTAAAGACCTTATGTTTGCAAAAGGTAATCTCACGCGTGATATCGGTACGAATGTAGTGGGAGATGATGCCGTTGATTATGGATTGATAGATGGTATCGGAGGTATAGGTGAAGCAATTCGCAAAATCAATGAATTGATCGAAATGAAAAAGCAAAGTGATGAAAAAGAGGGGTTGATACAATGA
- a CDS encoding YlzJ-like family protein has protein sequence MILYTTVPQEQIYPTDAEEFSGQMMVEHDGVPLLVQRVDNKYRIIRIMSSDPAHYLNSTICPGEFITN, from the coding sequence ATGATCTTATATACAACCGTCCCACAAGAGCAGATCTATCCAACCGATGCTGAGGAATTCAGCGGTCAGATGATGGTAGAGCATGATGGTGTGCCGCTTCTTGTACAGCGCGTGGATAATAAATATCGGATTATCCGCATCATGAGCAGCGACCCCGCACATTATCTGAACAGTACGATATGTCCAGGTGAATTTATCACGAATTAA
- a CDS encoding DNA translocase FtsK has translation MAKRKKRKKRSSTSASLKQTIKYEITGLALMALSLISIIELGAVGKAFVYFFRFFLGEWYMAALLWVIYIAGYLMIKREVPLLFSRRLLGLYIIIASFLLLSHVKLFDLLSNNGMFENPSVIMNTWDLYWMDVNGETSTSDLGGGMIGSILFAVSYFLFDSQGARIVSATFILIGIILVTGKSLGEVLGKIGSRFRVFLSGQWAAFKSDMNDWKESKGKKKAEKQQKAKTAEKKKDAADDQEDVQEEEKIEPIISNFAERAYGGIPGDKEKDKEEASGPIGESAKPTAQTQNSKVEEDGADTTPPITFTEVENKDYKLPSLALLKSPKQTDQSNEYQLIHANAAKLERTFQSFGVKAKVTQVHLGPAVTKYEVHPDVGVKVSRIVNLSDDLALALAAKDIRIEAPIPGKSAIGIEVPNSEVAMVSLREVLESKQHNKPESKLQIGLGRDITGEAVLAELNKMPHLLVAGATGSGKSVCINGIITSILMRAKPHEVKLMMIDPKMVELNVYNGVPHLLAPVVTDAKKASQALKKVVSEMERRYELFSHTGTRNIEGYNEYVRRQNAENEEKQPLLPYIVVIVDELADLMMVASNDVEDAITRLAQMARAAGIHLIIATQRPSVDVITGVIKANIPSRIAFAVSSQTDSRTILDSGGAEKLLGRGDMLFMPVGASKPTRVQGAFLSDEEVEEVVDFVISQQKAQYQEEMIPDDVPEEAGSGEAEDELYNDAVQLIAEMQTASVSMLQRRFRIGYTRAARLIDEMEVRGVVGPYEGSKPRTVLVGKPSEEQNA, from the coding sequence TTGGCAAAACGAAAAAAACGAAAGAAGCGTTCTTCAACAAGTGCTTCTCTGAAACAAACGATCAAATATGAGATTACCGGACTGGCTCTAATGGCATTAAGTTTGATCTCCATCATAGAGCTTGGAGCAGTGGGAAAGGCATTCGTGTATTTCTTTCGGTTTTTTCTTGGGGAATGGTATATGGCTGCATTATTATGGGTCATCTATATTGCAGGCTACCTGATGATTAAAAGGGAAGTCCCTTTATTATTCAGCAGACGGTTACTAGGACTTTATATTATTATCGCAAGTTTTTTACTTTTAAGTCATGTGAAATTATTTGATTTATTGTCCAATAACGGGATGTTTGAAAATCCCAGTGTCATCATGAACACGTGGGATTTATACTGGATGGATGTGAATGGAGAGACCAGTACCTCAGATCTTGGGGGAGGGATGATCGGCAGTATCTTATTTGCCGTTTCATATTTCCTGTTTGATTCACAGGGTGCCCGGATTGTGAGTGCAACCTTTATTTTGATAGGGATCATCCTGGTAACGGGAAAGTCACTTGGCGAGGTATTGGGAAAAATCGGATCTCGTTTTCGGGTGTTTTTGAGCGGCCAATGGGCTGCTTTCAAAAGTGACATGAATGATTGGAAGGAATCCAAAGGAAAGAAAAAAGCAGAAAAACAACAGAAAGCAAAAACTGCAGAGAAAAAGAAAGATGCAGCTGATGATCAGGAAGATGTGCAGGAAGAAGAGAAAATTGAGCCTATCATCTCAAATTTTGCGGAAAGAGCTTACGGGGGCATACCTGGAGATAAAGAAAAAGATAAAGAGGAAGCAAGTGGCCCTATTGGTGAATCTGCAAAGCCGACAGCTCAAACACAAAACAGCAAAGTGGAAGAAGATGGAGCTGATACTACACCGCCTATCACGTTTACCGAGGTCGAAAATAAAGATTATAAACTGCCTTCGCTGGCATTATTAAAAAGCCCTAAACAGACCGATCAAAGCAATGAGTATCAATTGATACATGCCAATGCCGCAAAGCTGGAAAGGACATTTCAAAGCTTCGGTGTCAAAGCTAAAGTGACCCAGGTTCATCTCGGTCCCGCGGTAACCAAGTATGAAGTCCATCCGGATGTCGGAGTCAAGGTAAGCAGAATTGTAAATTTGAGCGATGACCTGGCTTTAGCATTAGCTGCAAAAGACATTCGAATAGAGGCACCGATCCCCGGAAAGTCAGCTATCGGGATCGAAGTACCGAATTCTGAAGTCGCAATGGTTTCTTTACGGGAGGTACTTGAGTCTAAGCAGCATAATAAACCTGAATCCAAACTTCAAATTGGGCTTGGGAGAGACATAACAGGTGAAGCAGTACTGGCTGAGCTGAATAAGATGCCTCACCTGCTTGTTGCCGGGGCAACAGGAAGCGGGAAGAGTGTATGCATCAACGGCATCATTACAAGTATATTGATGCGTGCAAAACCCCACGAAGTAAAATTGATGATGATCGATCCGAAGATGGTAGAATTAAATGTTTACAATGGAGTGCCGCATCTGCTTGCACCTGTCGTCACTGATGCAAAAAAAGCGTCACAGGCATTAAAGAAGGTTGTCAGTGAGATGGAACGGCGTTATGAATTATTTTCACACACAGGTACAAGGAATATTGAAGGATACAACGAATATGTAAGAAGACAGAATGCAGAGAATGAAGAAAAGCAGCCATTACTTCCGTACATTGTGGTTATTGTTGATGAATTGGCTGACTTGATGATGGTAGCCTCGAACGATGTTGAGGATGCAATCACCAGACTTGCCCAAATGGCTCGAGCAGCGGGAATCCATTTAATTATCGCTACCCAGAGGCCTTCTGTGGATGTCATTACCGGCGTGATCAAAGCGAATATACCTTCCCGTATTGCCTTTGCTGTATCTTCGCAAACGGATTCCAGAACCATATTGGACTCCGGGGGGGCTGAAAAGCTATTAGGCCGCGGAGATATGCTGTTCATGCCTGTCGGCGCTTCCAAGCCGACAAGGGTCCAGGGCGCATTTTTATCCGATGAAGAAGTGGAGGAAGTAGTGGATTTCGTGATATCACAACAAAAAGCGCAATATCAGGAAGAAATGATTCCTGATGATGTACCTGAAGAAGCAGGCAGCGGGGAAGCGGAGGATGAATTGTATAACGATGCTGTTCAATTGATTGCCGAAATGCAAACTGCTTCAGTTTCCATGCTTCAGCGCAGATTCAGAATTGGATATACAAGGGCTGCTCGTTTAATAGACGAAATGGAAGTAAGAGGAGTAGTCGGTCCATATGAAGGAAGCAAGCCCAGGACTGTGCTGGTCGGTAAACCTTCTGAAGAACAAAACGCATAA